The Colletes latitarsis isolate SP2378_abdomen chromosome 1, iyColLati1, whole genome shotgun sequence genome has a segment encoding these proteins:
- the LOC143349689 gene encoding unconventional myosin-IXa isoform X3: MDSCCSGVVQVFVGEWSPEYEALSIKATKQTSSAEIVKCIIERLGLVDASVSNGYELAEVVGNSVGQECKERRLGPTECPVALMLLWPKNAVQQEYYRFYLRKKQPDLWSDSRFPMDPQLLKDYFNRFLYQPRDKEYPDLCQLPDLNEQTLLDNLRARFLAGNIYTYVGSILIALNPFKFYPIYNPKYVKLYQNRRLGPDIPPHIFAIADAAYHCMLKEKRNQCIVISGESGSGKTESTNFLLHHLTALSQKGSHGSGVEQTILSAGPVLEAFGNAKTAHNNNSSRFGKFIQVNYKENGMVHGAVVQKYLLEKSRIVSQGRNERNYHVFYYLLAGANEQEKQVLHLENCDRYNYLNKSGCYGLENIDERHEFSRLKQSMEMVGFTPEKQRRLFAVLSAVLLLGNVEFQPRKSYHHHDEAVGVKNPDVVALISELLRVKQETLLAALTAKRARASGETLVINYRLPEAIAARDAMAKCLYGALFDWIVLQVNHALLSKKDTLRDHQGNSIGVLDIFGFEDFKTCNSFEQLCINYANEQLQHYFNQHVFQYEQREYRKQGIRWTDIGYSDNSGCLNLIEGKPSGLLCLLDDQCNFPGATNETLLQKFNSVHKDNPFYEAPQRREAAFVVRHYAGAVKYQASNMREKNLDLMRPDGVVGVLKNSSLAFVRELVGADPVAVFRWAILRAFFRAHFAFQEAGRVHRHGRADGTKTSVQNRYRTPNENLIRKNKSFRPRERGKKGLKNLQTVKTLAGRTQSYGTGPGKARKQPMTVSAQFQQSLHSLMDTLNQANPFFIRCIKSNANKVPNEFDEETVQRQLRYTGMLETVRIRQAGFNVRLTYEEFIQLYRMLLPKGLLSSQSDVRDFLLTLNLNRDNYQLGTTKVFLRESEKIKLDRELHQQIITSITTIQKWFRACLERRKFLRLKNAVVQIQSFWRMIIAQRLAQSLRARIDAAVHIQSAWRAHKQHSWFKKFKMCMITFQAHVRGNNARKAFAELKKRKKLLADKIGEYKETQDHRDLAYDNSKIFSRLRDSEESLTEDHALLDYSTSRKMESQNRLTPARADNVLRDSTIDTNMTYSKRKLAPNTRTLHEPNTILKNIESYSSEEFNERKSSLESLTSLRSYESQVSVNSSESQENSCCKPIPSTRTKRGDNFPVVTVNTNLANASSRHSSVNKRADSSSTGYSDGETDTEIPSAVQSAPPIFNAAPPFPCPRDIKYHQSNINLTHSPNSDIWRRRGDFTSINYSDYLMSGPHKTTLTRSPNVSQYKNIADNIFEQTQHEKPNEASNFNVKLDQNERFVHIESSSGREQRRLSDNSVPSERMENVPASSIRRDQTYGHKETKDFSYLRRQNSEGDTSMKLDAVNDENALKSPLLMGSSPKEKNLRAKEKSEPDVPVRSARRNRPSREFHCRSMGESVSDTGGSETKSLFLGTIKESDLNKSTNVWTRKDGPHETPSRSVTDWPVNKTESASKTQQPGKRMRSNAITTLDLRRRNSDPATKISGLSEDKPGTDTSPNDLKLAPGMNLLEWKGNLFTLAGHRFRKVARFAKDDVCVCCHEKMDAFVTQGYKCVDCKQLYHVKCIQNGGVLKMPCILANTPGRRKNRKPPRTPYDAAKQTVASKFSLTGTSAFSDSTDKIISDAKELALMQDFITKKIYIMEGQEEGRKPSEVDRVFKQALRKFKDDLVITYSVAIQQGVEGNIKYTDLIANFLHVIETVCKQENTREDFPVTMGVNAFRGFMNEFMTLVKTEAPEKQSKSKRKKEKKRKQEEPTRHGNHMFQLTIINIPTVCEVCSSFFMWPIERGLVCQNCKLTCHKKCYMKASSECGKEASLHETNSRNVFGVPLYKLDCGDGKVPLVVDRLITTIEMHGLYTEGIYRKSGVSSKVKELKLKMDEGDLEKVDFENYQVHVLAAVLKSFFRDMPEPLLTFEYYDDFLHAANLTDPRDRISTLFAILKKLPKPNFDLMERLIVHLARVALHEVDNRMSPSALAIVFAPCILRTNRTLPAQDSLQDVGRQTCCVETIVQEKLRVVRATLADINTLESACHTATHRLSSLRSSKIFSPEELNAAASNVAARGNTSDRDRDRGDEEALLVDHIQEIQKEKALLTSTLPSLTRASSDDDLLLSATDLDDGSLDDLLPSSADGLVRKKPIQRQSSADNAFPTIISVDEDMVMV, encoded by the exons ATGGATAGCTGTTGCTCAGGAGTAGTGCAAGTATTTGTGGGTGAATGGAGCCCAGAATATGAAGCACTTTCAATTAAAGCTACGAAACAGACTTCATCGGCTGAAATAGTAAAATGCATCATTGAAAGACTTGGGTTAGTCGATGCTTCTGTTTCGAATGGTTATGAATTAGCAGAAGTGGTAGGAAATTCTGTTGGACAAGAATGTAAAGAAAGAAGACTTGGCCCAACCGAGTGCCCTGTAGCACTTATGTTACTATGGCCAAAAAATGCAGTACAGCAAGAATATTACAG GTTTTACTTGCGAAAGAAGCAACCCGATTTATGGTCAGATAGTAGATTTCCAATGGACCCACAACTCCTGAAGGACTATTTTAATAGATTCCTGTATCAACCGCGCGATAAGGAATATCCAGATTTgtgtcaactcccagacctcaaTGAACAAACTTTGTTGGATAACCTTCGAGCTAGGTTTCTAGCTGGGAACATATATACCTATGTTGGCAGCATATTAATTGCACTCAATCCATTCAAATTTTATCCTATCTATAATCCAAAATATGTAAAACTCTATCAAAATAGAAGATTGGGGCCAGATATACCTCCACACATATTTGCCATAGCTGATGCAGCTTATCATTGTATGcttaaagaaaaaagaaatcagTGTATTGTGATTAGTGGTGAAAGTGGATCGGGTAAAACGGAATCAACAAATTTTCTACTGCATCATTTGACAGCGCTTAGTCAGAAAGGTTCGCACGGTAGCGGTGTTGAACAGACAATACTTAGTGCTGGTCCAGTGTTGGAAGCGTTTGGAAATGCAAAAACGGCACACAACAACAATAGTAGTCGTTTCGGCAAGTTCATACAAGTGAATTACAAAGAAAATGGAATGGTGCATGG GGCCGTCGTACAAAAGTATCTTTtggaaaaatcaagaatagtttcCCAAGGAAGAAATGAAAGAAATTACCATGTATTTTATTATCTCTTGGCTGGAGCAAATGAACAAGAAAAACAAGTTCTACATTTAGAAAATTGTGATcgttataattatttaaataaaagtggCTGTTACGGACTTGAAAATATCGACGAACGACACGAATTTTCAAGACTAAAACAATCTATGGAAATGGTTGGATTTACACCAGAAAAACAAAGGCGCTTGTTTGCAGTTTTGTCAGCCGTTCTTCTACTTG GTAATGTAGAATTTCAACCTAGAAAGTCTTATCATCATCACGATGAAGCAGTAGGAGTGAAAAATCCTGATGTGGTTGCTCTGATATCTGAACTTCTTAGAGTAAAACAAGAGACTCTTTTGGCTGCTCTCACTGCCAAACGTGCGAGAGCTTCTGGAGAAACTTTAGTCATTAACTATAGGCTTCCAGAAGCAATTGCGGCAAGAGATGCCATGGCCAAATGTTTGTATGGAGCATTATTTGATTGGATTGTGCTTCAG gtTAATCATGCTTTACTTTCAAAGAAAGATACGCTTAGAGATCATCAAGGCAATAGTATAGGTGTATTAGATATTTTTGGTTTTGAAGACTTCAAAACGTGCAATAGTTTTGAACAGCTGTGTATAAATTATGCAAACGAACAATTACAACACTATTTTAACCAGCATGTTTTTCAATATGAACAACGAGAGTATCGGAAACAGGGAATTAGATGGACGGACATTGGGTACAGTGACAATTCGGGCTGCTTAAATTTAATAGAAGGAAAACCAAGTGGCCTTCTCTGTCTCTTAGATGATCAGTGCAA TTTTCCAGGTGCAACCAACGAGACGCTGCTACAAAAATTCAATTCGGTACACAAAGACAATCCATTTTACGAAGCACCACAACGACGAGAAGCAGCCTTCGTTGTACGTCATTATGCAGGGGCTGTTAAATATCAAGCTTCTAATATGAGAGAAAAGAACCTGGATTTAATGCGACCAGATGGCGTAGTTGgtgttttgaaaaattcttccCTCGCTTTTGTCCGAGAATTAGTGGGTGCTGATCCAGTTGCAGTATTTAGGTGGGCGATTCTTCGAGCATTTTTTCGAGCTCATTTCGCTTTTCAAGAAGCAGGTCGAGTTCACAGACATGGACGAG CCGACGGTACGAAAACGTCTGTACAAAACAGGTATAGGACACCGAACGAGAATTTGATAAG GAAAAACAAATCATTTCGACCAAGAGAACGTGGTAAGAAGGGTTTAAAAAATCTTCAAACTGTAAAAACACTTGCTGGTAGAACACAGAGTTATGGTACGGGACCCGGGAAAGCAAGAAAGCAGCCCATGACAGTGTCAGCGCAATTTCAACAAAGTTTACACAGTCTTATGGATACCTTAAACCAGGCAAATCCTTTCTTCATTAGATGCATTAAAAGCAATGCCAATAAGGTACCAAATGAGTTTGACGAAGAAACTGTACAACGGCAATTACGATACACAGGAATGTTAGAAACAGTTAGAATTAGGCAAGCCGGATTTAACGTTAGATTAACGTACGAAGAATTTATTCAACTGTATAGAATGTTACTACCCAAGGGTTTGTTGAGTTCGCAATCAGACGTTAGAGACTTCTTGTTGACGTTGAATCTTAATAGAGACAACTATCAACTTGGGACGACAAAAGTGTTTCTCAGAGAATCAGAGAAAATCAAATTGGACCGAGAATTGCATCAACAGATCATCACTAGTATTACGACTATACAGAAATGGTTCCGCGCATGTCTGGAGAGAAGGAAGTTCCTTAGATTGAAAAATGCGGTTGTGCAAATACAGTCATTTTGGAGAATGATAATTGCCCAACGGCTGGCACAGTCTTTACGCGCTAGAATTGACGCTGCTGTTCACATCCAGTCTGCCTGGAGAGCTCATAAGCAGCACAGTTGGTTCAAGAAATTCAAGATGTGTATGATTACCTTTCAAGCTCACGTTAGAGGTAATAACGCACGAAAGGCTTTCGCGGAATTGAAGAAACGAAAGAAGTTGCTCGCCGATAAAATTGGGGAATATAAAGAAACTCAAGATCATCGGGATCTTGCGTACGATAACAGCAAGATATTCTCCAGGCTCAGAGATAGCGAAGA ATCCCTCACGGAAGATCATGCGTTGCTGGACTACAGTACGAGTCGTAAAATGGAATCTCAGAATCGACTTACACCTGCAAG AGCGGATAATGTACTTCGGGATAGCACGATCGACACAAACATGACATATTCTAAACGTAAACTTGCTCCAAATACGAGAACCTTGCACGAACCCAACACGATTTTGAAAAATATAGAATCTTATTCGTCCGAAGAATTTAACGAACGTAAAAGCAGTTTAGAAAGCTTGACTAGTTTACGGAGCTACGAATCTCAAGTTAGCGTTAACAGCTCCGAGTCGCAAGAAAATTCTTGCTGCAAACCTATACCGAGCACCAGAACGAAACGTGGCGATAATTTCCCCGTAGTCACGGTAAACACAAACTTAGCAAACGCTTCCAGTCGACATTCGTCCGTTAATAAACGCGCGGACAGTTCGTCGACAGGGTACAGCGACGGAGAAACTGATACAGAAATTCCAAGCGCTGTACAGAGCGCACCTCCCATCTTCAACGCTGCTCCGCCATTCCCGTGCCCACGAGACATTAAATACCATCAGTCTAACATAAATTTGACCCACAGTCCAAATTCCGACATCTGGCGACGTCGGGGAGATTTCACGTCTATTAACTACAGTGATTATTTAATGTCTGGTCCTCACAAAACAACGTTAACTCGCTCCCCAAATGTCTCCCAGTATAAGAATATAGCGGACAATATATTCGAACAAACGCAGCATGAAAAGCCGAACGAAGCATCGAATTTTAACGTGAAACTGGATCAAAACGAACGGTTCGTTCATATAGAGAGTTCTTCGGGTAGGGAACAACGTAGATTGAGCGACAATAGCGTACCTAGCGAGCGAATGGAAAACGTTCCAGCCTCGTCGATTAGACGCGATCAGACTTACGgccacaaagaaacgaaagatttCAGTTACTTAAGAAGACAAAACTCGGAAGGAGATACGTCCATGAAGTTAGACGCCGTGAACGACGAGAACGCTCTGAAGAGTCCTTTGCTGATGGGATCGTCGCCCAAGGAGAAGAATTTAAGAGCAAAGGAAAAATCTGAACCCGATGTGCCTGTCAGGAGCGCAAGACGAAATCGTCCGTCTCGAGAATTTCATTGTAGATCGATGGGCGAGAGCGTATCTGACACGGGCGGCTCAGAAACGAAGAGTCTCTTTCTTGGCACGATCAAGGAGAGCGACTTGAACAAATCCACGAACGTGTGGACCCGCAAAGACGGTCCGCACGAAACTCCTTCGAGGTCCGTCACGGACTGGCCCGTGAACAAAACCGAATCCGCGTCCAAGACCCAGCAACCGGGCAAACGCATGAGATCCAATGCTATAACGACTCTCGACCTGAGGAGAAGGAACTCTGATCCGGCTACTAAAATATCGGGACTCAGCGAGGACAAGCCTGGTACCGACACGAGCCCCAACGATCTGAAACTCGCTCCTGGAATGAACCTGTTGGAATGGAAAGGAAATCTTTTCACGTTGGCCGGTCATCGTTTCAGAAAGGTAGCGAGGTTCGCCAAAGACGACGTGTGCGTTTGCTGCCACGAGAAAATGGACGCATTCGTGACGCAGGGATACAAGTGCGTCGATTGCAAACAACTGTACCACGTGAAGTGCATCCAGAATGGCGGAGTACTTAAGATGCCGTGTATATTGGCGAACACGCCGGGCAGACGAAAGAACAGAAAGCCGCCGCGGACGCCGTACGACGCCGCCAAGCAAACCGTCGCGTCCAAGTTCAGCTTGACCGGCACTTCCGCTTTCTCTGACAGCACGGACAAAATCATATCCGACGCCAAGGAGTTGGCGCTGATGCAGGACTTCATCACCAAGAAGATATACATAATGGAGGGACAAGAGGAGGGCAGGAAACCCAGCGAGGTGGACCGCGTGTTCAAGCAGGCTTTGCGTAAATTCAAAGACGACCTGGTGATCACTTACAGCGTCGCCATTCAACAGGGCGTCGAAGGTAACATCAAGTACACCGATTTGATAGCCAATTTCTTGCACGTGATAGAAACAGTCTGCAAACAAGAGAACACACGCGAGGATTTTCCCGTGACAATGGGAGTGAACGCGTTCAGAGGGTTCATGAACGAATTCATGACGCTAGTCAAAACCGAAGCGCCGGAGAAACAGAGTAAAAGCAAACGCAAGAAGGAGAAGAAACGGAAACAAGAGGAGCCGACACGTCACGGGAATCACATGTTCCAGTTGACTATCATAAACATACCCACGGTCTGCGAGGTGTGCTCGTCGTTCTTTATGTGGCCTATCGAGCGAGGACTCGTTTGTCAGA ATTGCAAGCTAACGTGTCATAAGAAATGCTACATGAAAGCGTCGTCGGAGTGCGGGAAAGAAGCGTCGCTGCACGAAACGAACTCTCGTAATGTCTTCGGTGTCCCGTTGTACAAATTGGACTGCGGCGACGGGAAGGTGCCGTTGGTGGTGGATCGATTGATCACGACCATAGAGATGCACGGTCTCTACACGGAGGGTATATACAGGAAAAGCGGCGTCAGTTCGAAAGTGAAGGAATTGAAACTGAAGATGGACGAGGGCGACTTGGAGAAGGTGGACTTCGAGAATTACCAGGTACACGTACTCGCTGCCGTGTTGAAGAGCTTCTTTCGCGACATGCCCGAGCCTCTGTTGACCTTCGAGTATTACGACGACTTTCTGCACGCTGCCAACCTGACGGACCCACGAGATCGTATCAGCACGCTGTTCGCGATCCTGAAGAAGCTGCCGAAACCGAACTTCGACCTGATGGAACGTCTGATCGTCCATCTGGCCAGGGTGGCGCTTCACGAGGTCGACAATCGAATGTCACCGTCTGCCTTGGCGATAGTCTTCGCGCCGTGCATACTCAGGACGAACAGGACGCTGCCCGCTCAGGATTCCTTGCAGGACGTAGGCAGGCAGACCTGTTGCGTCGAGACGATCGTACAGGAGAAACTGAGGGTCGTGCGGGCAACATTGGCCGACATAAATACTCTCGAGTCCGCCTGCCACACGGCCACTCATCGGCTGTCCAGTTTGCGATCCTCCAAGATCTTCAGCCCGGAGGAATTGAACGCCGCAGCCTCGAACGTGGCCGCCAGAGGCAACACCTCGGATCGCGACAGAGATCGGGGCGACGAGGAGGCGCTTCTCGTCGATCATATACAGGAAATCCAGAAGGAAAAGGCACTGCTAACTTCCACCCTtcccagcctgacgagagcttcCTCGGACGACGACCTACTTCTGTCTGCCACGGACCTGGACGATGGCTCTCTCGATGATCTTCTTCCATCCTCTGCCG ACGGGCTCGTGAGAAAGAAACCGATTCAGAGACAAAGTTCCGCGGACAATGCATTTCCTACGATCATCAGCGTCGACGAGGACATGGTAATGGTATGA